A single genomic interval of Amycolatopsis albispora harbors:
- a CDS encoding response regulator transcription factor: MTRSTDPNRAYPPGPMTAPPIPPVTGGRGFTVAAVESVPIFRDGLSALIQRSHGMTWVGHAANHHTALQLCEQLRPEMILLDSGLDPNCHLTRLLASAEHPPIVVVLIREATRTSRYLTAAIGAGARAAVPRSAEPRRVIEAMRRAHLETRYVDPALAALAARPKRQPAADGRPATGPRAQMPLSRREYQVLQLIAEGMENSAIAKVLYLSVETVRTHVKSILRKLSARDRTHAVTTAFRSGILITHADDSATCAQLSEATPPAK, from the coding sequence ATGACCCGCAGCACCGACCCCAACCGGGCATATCCGCCGGGGCCGATGACCGCCCCGCCGATACCCCCGGTGACCGGCGGCCGCGGTTTCACCGTGGCCGCGGTGGAGTCGGTGCCGATCTTCCGCGACGGCCTGTCCGCGCTCATCCAGCGTTCGCACGGCATGACCTGGGTCGGCCACGCGGCCAACCACCACACCGCGCTGCAGCTGTGCGAGCAGCTGCGGCCGGAGATGATCCTGCTGGACTCCGGGCTGGACCCGAACTGCCACCTGACCCGGCTGCTGGCCTCGGCGGAGCACCCGCCGATCGTGGTGGTGCTGATCCGCGAAGCCACCCGCACCTCGCGGTACCTGACCGCCGCCATCGGCGCCGGTGCGCGTGCCGCGGTGCCGCGGTCCGCCGAGCCGAGACGCGTCATCGAAGCCATGCGGCGCGCCCACCTCGAGACTCGCTACGTCGACCCGGCGCTGGCCGCGCTCGCCGCGCGCCCCAAGCGCCAGCCCGCCGCGGACGGCCGCCCGGCGACCGGCCCGCGTGCGCAGATGCCGCTGTCCCGCCGCGAGTACCAGGTGCTCCAGCTGATCGCCGAGGGCATGGAGAACTCGGCGATCGCCAAGGTGCTCTACCTGTCGGTGGAGACGGTGCGCACGCACGTCAAGAGCATCCTGCGCAAGCTGTCCGCACGGGACCGCACGCACGCGGTGACCACCGCCTTCCGCTCCGGAATCCTCATCACGCACGCCGACGACAGCGCCACCTGCGCGCAGCTTTCGGAGGCCACCCCACCGGCGAAGTGA
- a CDS encoding VanZ family protein, with amino-acid sequence MTHAQATALQYGLLAFLAVWGTLVIPQAIVQHARHGRIRPKGLLASAVFTLYACLGLAVVLLPLPGPDTPRLSQTVQLVPFQWVADIGSEMSKHGMAGWQALTTLTFQQLAMNVLLLVPLGVVAGLAWKRSFAGTAAIGFGVSLAIEFTQVTANFGTAPFVYRIFDVDDLFSNTIGAALGWVLAALYLTLRAGAASAVEAPVAHRGGEARGRQGIHFAEPRQPSPALGRVAAGRTPVLAQHQERGGREHRQYQGHDQHKLHHATSTRRCASDHTGYAFRGDLATGRNFGRASGTAGEVAFEPVSGPRHAMPLGGLSRLTPETGATSRNY; translated from the coding sequence ATGACGCACGCACAGGCCACCGCCCTCCAGTACGGACTGCTCGCCTTCCTCGCGGTGTGGGGAACGCTGGTCATCCCGCAGGCGATCGTGCAGCACGCCAGGCACGGCCGGATCCGGCCGAAGGGCCTGCTGGCCAGCGCGGTGTTCACCCTGTACGCCTGCCTCGGGCTGGCCGTGGTGCTGCTGCCGCTGCCCGGCCCGGACACCCCGCGGCTGAGCCAGACGGTGCAGCTGGTGCCGTTCCAGTGGGTGGCCGACATCGGCTCCGAGATGAGCAAGCACGGCATGGCCGGGTGGCAGGCGCTGACCACGCTGACCTTCCAGCAGCTCGCGATGAACGTGCTGCTGCTGGTCCCGCTGGGCGTGGTCGCCGGGCTGGCCTGGAAGCGGAGCTTCGCCGGGACCGCGGCGATCGGCTTCGGCGTGTCGCTGGCCATCGAGTTCACGCAGGTGACGGCGAACTTCGGCACCGCGCCGTTCGTCTACCGCATCTTCGACGTGGACGACCTGTTCTCGAACACCATCGGGGCCGCGCTGGGCTGGGTGCTCGCGGCGCTCTACCTCACCCTGCGGGCGGGGGCGGCGTCAGCGGTCGAAGCGCCGGTCGCCCATCGTGGCGGCGAGGCGCGTGGGCGCCAGGGGATCCACTTCGCCGAGCCGCGCCAGCCGAGCCCGGCGCTGGGCCGCGTGGCGGCGGGCCGCACGCCTGTCCTCGCGCAGCACCAGGAACGCGGCGGCCGCGAACACCGCCAGTACCAGGGCCACGACCAGCACAAGCTCCACCACGCCACCTCCACACGCCGCTGTGCGTCAGATCACACAGGCTACGCATTTCGTGGCGACTTGGCCACCGGCCGCAATTTTGGCCGCGCCTCCGGCACGGCGGGCGAGGTCGCTTTTGAGCCGGTCTCCGGGCCGAGGCACGCCATGCCGCTGGGCGGCCTGTCGCGCCTCACCCCAGAGACCGGCGCGACCTCGCGCAATTACTGA
- a CDS encoding bifunctional metallophosphatase/5'-nucleotidase: MISSTRLRGRAGALGVAVLASLGLVAAGAPASAAPAATTDVRLITFNDLHGNLEPPSGSSGRVTLPDGSTVDAGGAAHLASHVKRLRGEVKNSVVLSAGDSVGASPVISALFHDEPTIEFLNSIGVKASVVGNHEFDEGYAELQRMQFGGCHPDDGCQFRESYRGAKFPFLGANVTFDNGIPALLPFSVEFSGGVPIGVIGATLKDLPTVVTPEAIKGLKFGDEVAAINRTAGLLDRLGIKAQVVLLHQGDNTEGGGPDDCKTLPGPATKIAENVTPSVDVIFTGHSHQQYNCTINDPSGKPRTMIQGASFGRLLSVVDLKVDRRSRDVVREQSTAHNEIVTRTGTPDAATQQLIDEAKVKAAPIANKQVGTISGDLLRAAAPSGEMPLGSVIADAQLEATKSNGAQIAITNPGGVRADLVYASSPAGEGDGVVTYGEAFTVQPFANIMQTITMTGENLKAVLEQQWQQASPRILQISSTLKYAYSSSAAPGSKVSGLTIDGQPVDPAGTYRVSVNNFLAAGGDGFTEFTKGTDLAGGPVDLDALIAYFGAHPGVNPPPADRITVKP; this comes from the coding sequence ATGATCTCGTCTACCCGCCTGCGCGGGCGAGCAGGCGCCCTCGGGGTGGCCGTGCTGGCCTCGCTCGGCCTGGTCGCGGCGGGTGCGCCCGCGTCAGCCGCGCCCGCCGCCACCACCGATGTCCGCCTGATCACCTTCAACGACCTGCACGGCAATCTCGAACCGCCGTCGGGCTCGTCCGGCCGGGTCACCCTGCCGGACGGGTCCACTGTGGACGCCGGTGGCGCCGCCCACCTGGCGTCGCACGTGAAGCGGCTGCGTGGCGAGGTGAAGAACTCGGTGGTGCTCTCCGCCGGGGACAGCGTCGGCGCCTCGCCGGTGATCTCCGCGTTGTTCCACGACGAGCCGACGATCGAGTTCCTCAACTCGATCGGCGTGAAGGCGTCGGTGGTCGGCAACCACGAGTTCGACGAGGGCTACGCCGAGCTGCAGCGCATGCAGTTCGGCGGTTGCCACCCGGACGACGGCTGCCAGTTCCGCGAGAGCTACCGCGGTGCGAAGTTCCCCTTCCTCGGCGCCAACGTCACCTTCGACAACGGCATCCCGGCGCTGCTGCCGTTCAGCGTGGAGTTCTCCGGCGGCGTGCCGATCGGCGTCATCGGCGCCACGCTGAAGGACCTGCCGACGGTGGTCACGCCCGAGGCGATCAAGGGCCTGAAGTTCGGCGACGAGGTGGCGGCGATCAACCGCACCGCCGGCCTGCTCGACCGCCTCGGCATCAAGGCGCAGGTGGTGCTGCTGCACCAGGGCGACAACACCGAGGGCGGCGGCCCCGACGACTGCAAGACGCTGCCGGGCCCGGCCACCAAGATCGCCGAGAACGTCACGCCGTCGGTCGACGTGATCTTCACCGGGCACAGCCACCAGCAGTACAACTGCACGATCAACGACCCGTCGGGCAAGCCGCGCACGATGATCCAGGGTGCGTCGTTCGGCCGCCTGCTGTCCGTGGTGGACCTCAAGGTGGACCGCCGCAGCCGCGACGTCGTGCGGGAGCAGTCCACGGCGCACAACGAGATCGTCACCCGCACCGGCACCCCGGACGCGGCCACGCAGCAGCTGATCGACGAGGCCAAGGTCAAGGCGGCCCCGATCGCGAACAAGCAGGTCGGCACCATCTCCGGCGACCTGCTGCGCGCGGCGGCGCCGTCCGGTGAGATGCCGCTGGGCAGCGTGATCGCCGACGCCCAGCTCGAAGCCACCAAGTCGAACGGCGCGCAGATCGCCATCACCAACCCGGGCGGCGTGCGCGCGGACCTGGTGTACGCGTCCTCGCCCGCCGGTGAGGGCGACGGCGTGGTCACCTACGGCGAGGCGTTCACCGTGCAGCCGTTCGCGAACATCATGCAGACCATCACGATGACCGGCGAGAACCTGAAGGCCGTGCTGGAGCAGCAGTGGCAGCAGGCCTCCCCGCGGATCCTGCAGATCTCGTCGACGCTGAAGTACGCGTACTCGTCGTCGGCGGCGCCGGGGTCGAAGGTCTCCGGCCTGACCATCGACGGCCAGCCGGTCGACCCGGCGGGCACCTACCGCGTGTCGGTGAACAACTTCCTCGCCGCCGGCGGGGACGGCTTCACCGAGTTCACCAAGGGCACCGACCTGGCCGGTGGCCCGGTCGACCTGGACGCGCTGATCGCCTACTTCGGCGCCCACCCGGGGGTGAACCCGCCGCCAGCGGACCGCATCACGGTCAAACCGTAA
- the mug gene encoding G/U mismatch-specific DNA glycosylase, translated as MRPTREQLAAAGGGEIDDVLAPGLKVLFCGINPGLYSGATGLHFARPGNRFWPALHASGFTPRRFRPEEQRELLDLGLGITNLASRTTARADELSRDELQRGALVLTEKLARHRPRWLAVVGITAFRTAFGRPKATVGPQAEPIAETRVWVLPNPSGLNAHWTPTALGGEFRRLRVASEAEDHSQ; from the coding sequence GTGAGACCGACCAGGGAGCAGTTGGCAGCGGCAGGCGGCGGCGAGATCGACGACGTGCTCGCCCCGGGGCTGAAGGTGCTCTTCTGCGGGATCAATCCGGGCCTGTACTCGGGCGCGACCGGGCTGCACTTCGCCAGGCCGGGCAACCGGTTCTGGCCCGCGCTGCACGCGAGCGGGTTCACCCCGCGCCGGTTCCGCCCCGAGGAGCAGCGCGAGCTGCTCGACCTCGGGCTCGGCATCACCAACCTGGCCTCGCGCACCACGGCCAGGGCCGACGAACTGAGCCGGGACGAGCTGCAGCGGGGCGCGCTCGTGCTCACCGAAAAGCTCGCGCGTCACCGCCCGCGCTGGCTGGCGGTGGTCGGCATCACCGCGTTCCGCACGGCGTTCGGCCGTCCGAAAGCGACGGTCGGGCCGCAGGCCGAGCCGATCGCGGAAACGAGGGTCTGGGTGTTACCCAATCCGAGCGGCCTGAACGCACACTGGACGCCCACCGCGCTCGGCGGGGAGTTCCGAAGACTCCGCGTGGCGAGCGAGGCGGAAGACCACTCTCAGTAG
- a CDS encoding VOC family protein, translated as MSTKVLALTIDCHDAGRLAGFWCAALDYREIERWQDAHGVEYLTIGDPADADGLRVLFQPVPEGKQVKNRLHLDLGPVERDQRAEVDRLIGLGASLLDEAPEHPWIVLADPEGNEFCVLPQQDQ; from the coding sequence ATGTCCACCAAAGTTCTGGCACTGACCATCGACTGCCACGACGCCGGCCGGCTGGCCGGGTTCTGGTGCGCCGCGCTGGACTACCGCGAGATCGAGCGGTGGCAGGACGCGCACGGTGTCGAGTACCTGACCATCGGCGACCCGGCCGACGCGGACGGGCTGCGGGTGCTGTTCCAGCCCGTGCCGGAGGGGAAGCAGGTGAAGAACCGGCTGCACCTGGACCTCGGCCCGGTGGAGCGGGACCAGCGCGCGGAGGTCGACCGGCTCATCGGACTGGGCGCCTCGCTGCTCGACGAGGCGCCCGAACACCCGTGGATCGTGCTGGCCGATCCGGAGGGAAACGAGTTCTGCGTGCTTCCCCAGCAGGATCAGTAA